A single region of the Vanacampus margaritifer isolate UIUO_Vmar chromosome 13, RoL_Vmar_1.0, whole genome shotgun sequence genome encodes:
- the acsbg2 gene encoding long-chain-fatty-acid--CoA ligase ACSBG2 isoform X1, with amino-acid sequence MQLTVCEPSTMSEADVLQQHQSVAFTESSCNSGNNSAPLHHALDVANESSEEEPTVEREEETADPNAVTSNLEVSNDHTSNTQTVNAQRPETLSVPTAAAVVPKSNLWTSQPDGEVKIRMEDSGLAAETPLTVDQLFASSVRNFGKYPAVSWKEGEQKKSLNYKEYYETCRAAAKSFLKLGLQRYHGVGILGFNSVEWFISDIGAILAGGFAVGIYTTNSPEACQYVAENCRANVIVVENHKQLQKILQVQDNLPHLKAIVQYKGSLKEERPNVYDWATFLKLGCDVPDATLDEVIACQKPNQCCTLIYTSGTTGQPKGVMLSHDNLTWTALATGRHVCLTDATEFQEVVVSYLPLSHIAAQMVDIWVTMRVGGVTHFAEPDALKGSLVNTLKEVRPTAFMGVPRVWEKMQEKMKATGAKSSTVRRKVAAWAKDVGLQTNLSKMNRTAEHTPLSYQIAKKLVFKKVRKALGLDRCQKCYTGAAPITRDTLEFFLSLDIPLYELYGMSESTGPHTISLPNAFRITSCGIELPGCKTKLHNPDKDGNGEICFWGRHVFMGYFNMADKTEETMDSEGWLHSGDLGKHDRKGFLFITGRIKELIITAGGENIPPVPTEDAIKEALPLISNAMLIGDKRKFLSMLLTIKCEVNADGAPLDELTPEAVEICKRLGSKATHVSELAGGRDRAVNAAIQEAINRVNEKATSNAQRVQKWHILQKDFSIVGGELGPTMKLKRPVVSKMYKDQIDNFYKEVSSPTTPDNPLSPK; translated from the exons ATGCAAC TGACCGTGTGTGAGCCCTCTACCATGTCTGAGGCTGACGTGCTTCAGCAGCATCAATCTGTTGCCTTCACCGAGTCTTCCTGCAACTCGGGCAACAACTCAGCACCCCTTCATCATGCTTTGGATGTGGCCaa TGAGTCCTCAGAGGAAGAACCCACAGTGGAAAGGGAAGAGGAGACAGCCGACCCTAATGCAGTCACCAGCAACCTGGAGGTCTCCAATGATCATACCTCGAACACACAAACAG TAAATGCTCAGCGCCCAGAGACTCTGTCAGTGCCAACAGCAGCAGCTGTAGTACCAAAGTCCAACCTGTGGACAAGTCAACCCGATGGCGAAGTGAAGATCCGCATGGAGGACTCCGGCCTGGCCGCAGAGACCCCGCTGACGGTCGATCAGCTCTTTGCGTCATCTGTGAGGAATTTTGGCAAGTATCCTGCTGTGAGCTGGAAAGAAGGCGAGCAGAAGAAGAGCTTGAACTACAAGGAATATTATGAGACCTGTCGTGCAGCAGCCAAGAGCTTCCTTAAG CTTGGGTTGCAGCGTTACCATGGCGTAGGCATCCTGGGTTTCAACTCTGTTGAGTGGTTCATCTCTGACATTGGAGCCATTTTGGCAGg TGGCTTTGCTGTGGGCATCTACACAACCAACTCACCAGAGGCCTGCCAGTATGTGGCAGAGAACTGCAGGGCCAATGTCATAGTGGTGGAGAACCACAAGCAGCTGCAGAAGATCCTTCAGGTGCAAGACAATCTGCCGCACTTGAAAGCCATCGTCCAGTACAAGGGCTCACTGAAAGAGGAGCGACCGAATGTGTACGAT TGGGCTACGTTCTTGAAACTGGGATGTGACGTTCCCGATGCTACGCTTGATGAGGTCATCGCTTGCCAGAAGCCTAATCAGTGCTGCACGCTCATCTACACCTCAGGAACCACCGGCCAACCCAAAGGAGTCATGCTCAGCCATGACAAC CTGACATGGACGGCGCTGGCCACCGGCCGCCACGTGTGCCTAACAGACGCCACCGAGTTCCAGGAGGTGGTGGTCAGCTACCTTCCCCTCAGCCACATCGCCGCCCAGATGGTGGACATCTGGGTCACCATGAGGGTGGGCGGGGTTACGCACTTTGCTGAGCCAGATGCACTAAAG GGCTCTCTGGTGAACACCTTGAAGGAGGTGCGGCCCACTGCCTTCATGGGGGTGCCTCGTGTCTGGGAGAAGATGCAAGAGAAGATGAAGGCCACCGGAGCAAAGTCGTCCACCGTTCGCCGCAAAGTTGCCGCCTGGGCTAAAGACGTGGGTCTGCAGACCAATCTGAGCAAGATGAATCG CACGGCAGAGCACACGCCGTTGAGCTACCAAATAGCCAAGAAGCTTGTATTCAAGAAGGTGCGCAAGGCTCTGGGCTTAGACCGCTGCCAAAAGTGCTACACTGGTGCTGCCCCAATTACCAGGGACACGCTGGAGTTCTTCCTCAGCCTGGACATTCCACTGTACGAGCTGTACGGCATGAGCGAGAGCACCGGACCGCACACCATCTCCCTCCCGAATGCCTTTCGGATCACCAG CTGTGGCATAGAGCTCCCTGGGTGCAAGACAAAGTTGCACAACCCAGACAAGGACGGGAATGGCGAAATCTGCTTCTGGGGTCGCCACGTCTTCATGGGTTACTTCAACATGGCCGACAAGACGGAGGAAACTATGGATTCGGAGGGCTGGCTGCATTCCGGCGACCTGGGCAAGCACGATCGCAAGGGATTCCTCTTCATCACCGGGCGAATTAAAG AGCTAATCATCACAGCAGGAGGCGAGAACATCCCTCCCGTGCCGACCGAGGATGCAATCAAGGAAGCCTTGCCGCTGATTAGCAATGCCATGCTGATAGGAGACAAGAGGAAGTTTTTGTCCATGCTGCTCACCATTAAG TGCGAGGTGAACGCTGACGGCGCCCCACTAGACGAGCTCACCCCAGAGGCGGTGGAGATCTGCAAGAGACTTGGCAGCAAGGCCACCCACGTCTCGGAGCTGGCAGGCGGCCGCGATCGCGCCGTCAACGCGGCCATCCAGGAGGCCATCAACCGCGTCAACGAGAAAGCCACCTCCAACGCGCAGCGCGTCCAGAAATGGCACATTCTCCAGAAGGACTTTTCCATCGTTGGCGGGGAGCTGG GTCCCACCATGAAGCTGAAGCggccagtggtgtccaaaatgTACAAAGATCAGATTGACAACTTTTACAAAGAAGTGTCATCTCCGACAACCCCCGACAACCCGCTGTCTCCCAAATAG
- the acsbg2 gene encoding long-chain-fatty-acid--CoA ligase ACSBG2 isoform X2 has protein sequence MSEADVLQQHQSVAFTESSCNSGNNSAPLHHALDVANESSEEEPTVEREEETADPNAVTSNLEVSNDHTSNTQTVNAQRPETLSVPTAAAVVPKSNLWTSQPDGEVKIRMEDSGLAAETPLTVDQLFASSVRNFGKYPAVSWKEGEQKKSLNYKEYYETCRAAAKSFLKLGLQRYHGVGILGFNSVEWFISDIGAILAGGFAVGIYTTNSPEACQYVAENCRANVIVVENHKQLQKILQVQDNLPHLKAIVQYKGSLKEERPNVYDWATFLKLGCDVPDATLDEVIACQKPNQCCTLIYTSGTTGQPKGVMLSHDNLTWTALATGRHVCLTDATEFQEVVVSYLPLSHIAAQMVDIWVTMRVGGVTHFAEPDALKGSLVNTLKEVRPTAFMGVPRVWEKMQEKMKATGAKSSTVRRKVAAWAKDVGLQTNLSKMNRTAEHTPLSYQIAKKLVFKKVRKALGLDRCQKCYTGAAPITRDTLEFFLSLDIPLYELYGMSESTGPHTISLPNAFRITSCGIELPGCKTKLHNPDKDGNGEICFWGRHVFMGYFNMADKTEETMDSEGWLHSGDLGKHDRKGFLFITGRIKELIITAGGENIPPVPTEDAIKEALPLISNAMLIGDKRKFLSMLLTIKCEVNADGAPLDELTPEAVEICKRLGSKATHVSELAGGRDRAVNAAIQEAINRVNEKATSNAQRVQKWHILQKDFSIVGGELGPTMKLKRPVVSKMYKDQIDNFYKEVSSPTTPDNPLSPK, from the exons ATGTCTGAGGCTGACGTGCTTCAGCAGCATCAATCTGTTGCCTTCACCGAGTCTTCCTGCAACTCGGGCAACAACTCAGCACCCCTTCATCATGCTTTGGATGTGGCCaa TGAGTCCTCAGAGGAAGAACCCACAGTGGAAAGGGAAGAGGAGACAGCCGACCCTAATGCAGTCACCAGCAACCTGGAGGTCTCCAATGATCATACCTCGAACACACAAACAG TAAATGCTCAGCGCCCAGAGACTCTGTCAGTGCCAACAGCAGCAGCTGTAGTACCAAAGTCCAACCTGTGGACAAGTCAACCCGATGGCGAAGTGAAGATCCGCATGGAGGACTCCGGCCTGGCCGCAGAGACCCCGCTGACGGTCGATCAGCTCTTTGCGTCATCTGTGAGGAATTTTGGCAAGTATCCTGCTGTGAGCTGGAAAGAAGGCGAGCAGAAGAAGAGCTTGAACTACAAGGAATATTATGAGACCTGTCGTGCAGCAGCCAAGAGCTTCCTTAAG CTTGGGTTGCAGCGTTACCATGGCGTAGGCATCCTGGGTTTCAACTCTGTTGAGTGGTTCATCTCTGACATTGGAGCCATTTTGGCAGg TGGCTTTGCTGTGGGCATCTACACAACCAACTCACCAGAGGCCTGCCAGTATGTGGCAGAGAACTGCAGGGCCAATGTCATAGTGGTGGAGAACCACAAGCAGCTGCAGAAGATCCTTCAGGTGCAAGACAATCTGCCGCACTTGAAAGCCATCGTCCAGTACAAGGGCTCACTGAAAGAGGAGCGACCGAATGTGTACGAT TGGGCTACGTTCTTGAAACTGGGATGTGACGTTCCCGATGCTACGCTTGATGAGGTCATCGCTTGCCAGAAGCCTAATCAGTGCTGCACGCTCATCTACACCTCAGGAACCACCGGCCAACCCAAAGGAGTCATGCTCAGCCATGACAAC CTGACATGGACGGCGCTGGCCACCGGCCGCCACGTGTGCCTAACAGACGCCACCGAGTTCCAGGAGGTGGTGGTCAGCTACCTTCCCCTCAGCCACATCGCCGCCCAGATGGTGGACATCTGGGTCACCATGAGGGTGGGCGGGGTTACGCACTTTGCTGAGCCAGATGCACTAAAG GGCTCTCTGGTGAACACCTTGAAGGAGGTGCGGCCCACTGCCTTCATGGGGGTGCCTCGTGTCTGGGAGAAGATGCAAGAGAAGATGAAGGCCACCGGAGCAAAGTCGTCCACCGTTCGCCGCAAAGTTGCCGCCTGGGCTAAAGACGTGGGTCTGCAGACCAATCTGAGCAAGATGAATCG CACGGCAGAGCACACGCCGTTGAGCTACCAAATAGCCAAGAAGCTTGTATTCAAGAAGGTGCGCAAGGCTCTGGGCTTAGACCGCTGCCAAAAGTGCTACACTGGTGCTGCCCCAATTACCAGGGACACGCTGGAGTTCTTCCTCAGCCTGGACATTCCACTGTACGAGCTGTACGGCATGAGCGAGAGCACCGGACCGCACACCATCTCCCTCCCGAATGCCTTTCGGATCACCAG CTGTGGCATAGAGCTCCCTGGGTGCAAGACAAAGTTGCACAACCCAGACAAGGACGGGAATGGCGAAATCTGCTTCTGGGGTCGCCACGTCTTCATGGGTTACTTCAACATGGCCGACAAGACGGAGGAAACTATGGATTCGGAGGGCTGGCTGCATTCCGGCGACCTGGGCAAGCACGATCGCAAGGGATTCCTCTTCATCACCGGGCGAATTAAAG AGCTAATCATCACAGCAGGAGGCGAGAACATCCCTCCCGTGCCGACCGAGGATGCAATCAAGGAAGCCTTGCCGCTGATTAGCAATGCCATGCTGATAGGAGACAAGAGGAAGTTTTTGTCCATGCTGCTCACCATTAAG TGCGAGGTGAACGCTGACGGCGCCCCACTAGACGAGCTCACCCCAGAGGCGGTGGAGATCTGCAAGAGACTTGGCAGCAAGGCCACCCACGTCTCGGAGCTGGCAGGCGGCCGCGATCGCGCCGTCAACGCGGCCATCCAGGAGGCCATCAACCGCGTCAACGAGAAAGCCACCTCCAACGCGCAGCGCGTCCAGAAATGGCACATTCTCCAGAAGGACTTTTCCATCGTTGGCGGGGAGCTGG GTCCCACCATGAAGCTGAAGCggccagtggtgtccaaaatgTACAAAGATCAGATTGACAACTTTTACAAAGAAGTGTCATCTCCGACAACCCCCGACAACCCGCTGTCTCCCAAATAG